In the Streptomyces sp. cg36 genome, one interval contains:
- a CDS encoding heme-binding protein → MSTATAVAPLTTHDAEALVEAARAAAEEAGVTVAITVLDAGGHLLAFRRDDRAVLIAGETSTRKAYTALQLNAPTADLVDAVQPGGLFHTLPTALDRPLLFIAGGVPVHRDGRLIGAIGVGGGAPEQDHGFATQAVLRLG, encoded by the coding sequence ATGAGCACCGCCACCGCAGTCGCCCCCCTCACCACCCACGACGCCGAGGCCCTCGTCGAGGCAGCGCGCGCCGCCGCCGAGGAGGCCGGCGTCACCGTCGCCATCACCGTGCTGGACGCGGGCGGTCATCTGCTCGCTTTCCGCCGGGACGACCGCGCCGTGCTGATCGCGGGCGAGACCAGCACCCGCAAGGCGTACACCGCGCTCCAGCTGAACGCCCCGACCGCCGACCTGGTCGACGCCGTTCAGCCGGGCGGGCTCTTCCACACGCTGCCGACCGCGCTGGACCGGCCGCTGCTCTTCATCGCGGGTGGCGTTCCCGTCCACCGTGACGGCCGGCTCATCGGGGCGATCGGTGTGGGCGGCGGCGCCCCCGAGCAGGACCACGGTTTCGCCACCCAGGCCGTGCTGCGGCTCGGCTGA
- a CDS encoding N-acetyltransferase family protein, whose amino-acid sequence MSDLEIRPAAPQDIPAIVAMLADDPLGAQRESPDDLAPYLAAFDRLARDPHQHVVVAVRDEQVVGTLQLTVIPGLSRRGATRSVIEGVRVHSDERGSGLGTRLIEWAVAESGRLDCQLVQLTSDATRIDAHRFYERLGFEASHLGFKKAL is encoded by the coding sequence ATGAGCGATCTTGAGATAAGGCCCGCCGCGCCCCAGGACATCCCGGCGATCGTGGCGATGCTCGCCGATGACCCACTGGGTGCCCAGCGGGAGTCGCCGGACGACCTCGCCCCCTACCTCGCCGCCTTCGACCGGCTGGCCCGGGACCCCCATCAGCATGTGGTGGTCGCCGTCCGCGACGAACAGGTCGTCGGCACGCTCCAGTTGACCGTGATCCCCGGTCTCTCCCGGCGCGGCGCCACCCGCTCGGTCATCGAAGGCGTACGCGTCCATTCCGATGAACGCGGCAGTGGCCTCGGCACCCGGCTCATTGAGTGGGCCGTCGCGGAATCCGGGCGCCTGGACTGCCAGTTGGTCCAGCTGACGTCGGACGCCACCAGGATCGACGCGCACCGCTTCTATGAGCGGCTCGGCTTCGAGGCATCGCATCTGGGGTTCAAGAAGGCCCTCTGA
- the rplI gene encoding 50S ribosomal protein L9: MKIILTHEVSGLGAAGDVVDVKDGYARNYLVPRGFAIRWTKGGEKDVEQIRRARKIHEIATIEQANEVKARLEGVKVRLAVRSGDAGRLFGSVTQSDVAAAIKAAGGPDVDKRRVELGSPIKTLGAHQVSVRLHADVVAKLGVEVIAA, encoded by the coding sequence ATGAAGATCATCCTCACCCACGAGGTCTCCGGCCTCGGTGCCGCTGGCGACGTTGTCGACGTCAAGGACGGCTACGCTCGCAACTACCTGGTCCCGCGCGGTTTCGCGATCCGCTGGACCAAGGGCGGCGAGAAGGACGTCGAGCAGATCCGTCGCGCTCGCAAGATCCACGAGATCGCCACCATCGAGCAGGCCAACGAGGTCAAGGCTCGCCTGGAGGGCGTGAAGGTCCGTCTGGCCGTTCGCTCCGGCGACGCCGGTCGTCTCTTCGGCTCCGTCACCCAGTCCGACGTCGCTGCGGCGATCAAGGCTGCCGGTGGCCCGGACGTGGACAAGCGTCGTGTCGAGCTCGGCTCGCCGATCAAGACCCTGGGCGCGCACCAGGTGTCCGTGCGTCTGCACGCCGACGTTGTCGCGAAGCTTGGCGTCGAGGTCATCGCCGCCTAA
- the rpsR gene encoding 30S ribosomal protein S18 — protein sequence MAKPPVRKPKKKVCAFCKDKTAYVDYKDTNMLRKFISDRGKIRARRVTGNCTQHQRDVATAVKNSREMALLPYTSTAR from the coding sequence ATGGCGAAGCCGCCTGTGCGCAAGCCTAAGAAGAAGGTCTGCGCTTTCTGCAAGGACAAGACCGCTTACGTGGACTACAAGGACACGAACATGCTGCGGAAGTTCATTTCCGACCGCGGCAAGATCCGTGCCCGCCGCGTGACCGGCAACTGCACGCAGCACCAGCGTGACGTCGCCACGGCCGTCAAGAACAGCCGTGAGATGGCGCTGCTGCCCTACACGTCCACCGCGCGATAA
- a CDS encoding HAD family hydrolase gives MARLHFFDLDGTLIRGSAAPVEISRQLGLLSEVGALERDLATGRIDPPEYAVRVHALWSGLTEEHVTAAFVSAPWLAGIEEVWREIRERGDYCAVISLSPSFFVERLLGWGAHAAHGSVFPEVPFTRPVDPAGILTASAKVTVAERLRAEFGVRREDCVAYGDSMSDVELFAAVPVSVAVNADRHLTGLATHMYTGGDLREAYALAEVKRH, from the coding sequence ATGGCGAGACTTCACTTCTTCGATCTCGACGGGACCCTGATCCGGGGCTCTGCCGCGCCCGTGGAGATCTCCCGGCAGCTCGGGCTGCTGAGCGAGGTCGGTGCGTTGGAGCGGGACCTGGCCACCGGGCGCATCGACCCGCCGGAGTACGCGGTGCGGGTGCACGCGCTGTGGTCCGGGCTGACCGAGGAGCATGTGACGGCGGCCTTCGTCTCGGCGCCCTGGCTCGCCGGTATCGAGGAGGTGTGGCGGGAGATCCGCGAGCGCGGTGACTACTGCGCGGTCATCTCGCTGTCGCCGTCCTTTTTCGTGGAGCGGCTGCTGGGCTGGGGAGCGCATGCCGCCCATGGTTCGGTCTTCCCCGAGGTGCCGTTCACCCGGCCCGTCGACCCGGCGGGCATCCTCACCGCCTCGGCGAAGGTCACCGTCGCGGAGCGGCTGCGTGCCGAGTTCGGGGTGCGCCGGGAGGACTGTGTCGCCTACGGGGACTCGATGTCGGACGTGGAGCTCTTCGCCGCGGTGCCCGTCTCGGTCGCGGTGAACGCGGACCGTCATCTGACCGGCCTGGCCACCCACATGTACACGGGCGGCGACCTCCGGGAGGCTTACGCGTTGGCAGAGGTCAAGCGACATTAA
- a CDS encoding MarR family winged helix-turn-helix transcriptional regulator, with amino-acid sequence MTATDPALTALAQGWCALSLLHGKIETHVERALQSGHGLSAREYSLLDVLSRQHSGPGGHLQMKQVADAVVLSQSATTRLVTRLEDRGLLTRYLCDTDRRGIYTDVTESGQALLDEARPTNDRALREALDEAAKNPELAPLVRTVEELRVPVSSSPA; translated from the coding sequence ATGACAGCGACGGACCCCGCGCTCACCGCCCTCGCCCAGGGCTGGTGCGCCCTCTCACTGCTGCACGGAAAGATCGAGACCCATGTGGAACGGGCCCTGCAGTCGGGGCACGGCCTCAGTGCGCGCGAGTACTCGCTCCTGGACGTCCTCAGCCGCCAGCACAGCGGCCCGGGCGGCCATCTCCAGATGAAGCAGGTCGCCGACGCGGTCGTGCTCAGCCAGTCCGCCACCACCCGGCTGGTGACGCGCCTGGAGGACCGGGGGCTCCTCACCCGGTACCTCTGCGACACCGACCGGCGCGGCATCTACACCGATGTCACCGAGTCGGGTCAGGCCCTGCTCGACGAGGCGCGCCCCACCAATGACCGCGCACTGCGCGAGGCGCTCGACGAAGCCGCCAAGAACCCGGAGCTGGCACCGCTGGTCAGGACCGTCGAGGAACTCCGCGTCCCGGTGTCGTCCTCCCCGGCGTAA
- the dnaB gene encoding replicative DNA helicase, which translates to MSIPEPLDDPWADSGPGDRLPVSRPRRADGRGRGRDDQHDRGSDGESWDGGGSANFERVPPQDIDAEQSVLGGMLLSKDAIADVVEIIKGHDFYRPAHETVYTAILDLYAKGEPADPITVAAELVKRGEITRVGGASYLHTLVQSVPTAANASYYAEIVHERAVLRRLVEAGTKITQMGYAADGDVDEIVNSAQAEIYAVTEQRTSEDYLPLGDIMEGALDEIEAIGSRSGEMTGVPTGFTDFDSLTNGLHPGQMIVIAARPAMGKSTLALDFARACSIKHNLPSVIFSLEMGRNEIAMRLLSAEARVALHHMRSGTMTDEDWTRLARRMPDVSQAPLYIDDSPNLSMMEIRAKCRRLKQRNDLKLVVIDYLQLMQSGGSKRAESRQQEVSDMSRNLKLLAKELEIPVIALSQLNRGPEQRTDKKPMVSDLRESGSIEQDADMVILLHREDAYEKESPRAGEADLIVAKHRNGPTATITVAFQGHYSRFVDMAQT; encoded by the coding sequence GTGAGTATTCCCGAGCCCTTGGACGACCCCTGGGCCGACAGCGGTCCGGGTGACCGTCTGCCCGTCTCCCGCCCCCGCCGAGCCGATGGACGGGGCCGAGGCCGCGACGATCAGCACGACCGGGGCAGCGACGGCGAGTCCTGGGACGGCGGCGGCTCGGCCAACTTCGAGCGGGTGCCCCCGCAGGACATCGACGCCGAGCAGTCCGTCCTCGGCGGCATGCTGCTCTCCAAGGACGCCATCGCGGACGTCGTGGAGATCATCAAGGGCCATGACTTCTACCGGCCGGCGCACGAGACGGTCTACACGGCGATCCTCGACCTCTACGCGAAGGGCGAGCCGGCCGACCCGATCACCGTGGCGGCCGAGCTGGTCAAGCGCGGCGAGATCACCCGCGTCGGCGGCGCCTCGTATCTGCACACCCTGGTCCAGTCGGTCCCGACCGCGGCCAACGCCTCGTACTACGCGGAGATCGTCCACGAGCGGGCCGTGCTCCGCCGTCTCGTCGAGGCGGGAACCAAGATCACGCAGATGGGATACGCGGCGGACGGCGACGTCGACGAGATCGTCAACTCCGCCCAGGCCGAGATCTACGCCGTCACCGAGCAGCGCACCAGCGAGGACTACCTGCCGCTCGGCGACATCATGGAGGGCGCTCTCGACGAGATCGAGGCGATCGGCTCCCGCAGCGGTGAGATGACCGGTGTGCCCACCGGCTTCACCGACTTCGACTCCCTCACCAACGGTCTGCACCCGGGTCAGATGATCGTCATCGCGGCCCGTCCCGCCATGGGTAAGTCGACGCTGGCACTGGACTTCGCACGGGCCTGCTCCATCAAGCACAACCTGCCCAGCGTGATCTTCTCCCTCGAAATGGGCCGCAACGAGATCGCGATGCGCCTCCTGTCGGCCGAGGCCCGGGTCGCGCTGCACCACATGCGCTCCGGCACCATGACCGACGAGGACTGGACCCGGCTCGCGCGCCGGATGCCGGACGTCTCCCAGGCCCCGCTCTACATCGACGACTCCCCGAACCTGTCGATGATGGAGATCCGCGCCAAGTGCCGTCGGCTCAAGCAGCGCAACGACCTCAAGCTCGTCGTCATCGACTACCTCCAGCTGATGCAGTCCGGCGGCTCCAAGCGCGCCGAGAGCCGCCAGCAGGAAGTCTCGGACATGTCGCGAAACCTCAAGCTGCTCGCCAAGGAGCTGGAGATCCCGGTCATCGCGCTCTCCCAGCTGAACCGTGGCCCCGAGCAGCGCACGGACAAGAAGCCGATGGTCTCCGACCTGCGTGAGTCCGGCTCCATCGAGCAGGACGCGGACATGGTCATCCTGCTGCACCGTGAGGACGCCTACGAGAAGGAGTCCCCGCGAGCGGGCGAGGCGGACCTGATCGTGGCCAAGCACCGTAACGGTCCGACGGCGACGATCACGGTGGCCTTCCAGGGCCACTACTCGCGCTTCGTCGACATGGCGCAGACCTGA
- a CDS encoding serine hydrolase domain-containing protein: protein MTTAPADLLPGTERALIHRLAVAQSEQRLPSLVAAVVREGRIVWTGSRTSVEGHGPDADVQYRIGSITKTFTAVLVMRLRDEGLLDLGDPLEKHLPGTGVGEVTIAQLLSHSAGLAAETPAPWWERSSAALRPELADVLGESPLLHPVGRLHHYSNPGYTLLGSLVEAVRGVPWEEALQREILDPLGLTRTSAQPVAPHAGGWAVHPWADALLPEPSEDLGIMAPAGQLWSTAADLCRFAVFLAVGDDRVLSAASVREMRTPSAPPEAGDWQNEYGLGMQLSCQDGHRTLTGHTGSLPGFVAGLWISVEDGVGAVALANSTSGAAASVAADLVRIVVEAEPRLPAPWRPLTEVDPAVLELTGPWYWGTHSYGLRLHADGTVALEPLRGRGRAARFEPRADGDWVGLDDYYQGEVLRAVRRPDGSVSHLDLGSFVFTREPYGPAEAVPGGVDPEGWRGV from the coding sequence ATGACCACGGCCCCCGCCGACCTCCTGCCCGGTACGGAACGTGCGCTGATCCACCGCCTCGCCGTGGCGCAGTCCGAGCAGCGGCTGCCTTCGCTGGTCGCCGCCGTGGTGCGCGAGGGCCGGATCGTCTGGACGGGCTCCCGCACCTCCGTCGAGGGCCATGGGCCGGACGCCGATGTGCAGTACCGCATCGGCTCGATCACCAAGACCTTCACCGCCGTACTGGTGATGCGGCTGCGGGACGAGGGGCTGCTGGACCTCGGCGACCCGCTGGAGAAGCACCTGCCCGGCACCGGAGTCGGCGAGGTCACCATCGCCCAACTCCTCAGCCACAGCGCCGGGTTGGCGGCCGAGACGCCCGCGCCCTGGTGGGAGCGGAGTTCGGCGGCGCTGCGCCCCGAGCTCGCGGACGTACTGGGCGAGAGCCCGCTGCTGCATCCGGTCGGCAGGCTGCACCACTACTCCAACCCGGGGTACACCCTGCTCGGTTCGCTGGTCGAGGCCGTACGGGGCGTTCCCTGGGAGGAGGCTCTGCAGCGCGAGATCCTCGATCCGCTGGGTCTGACCAGGACGAGCGCACAGCCGGTGGCCCCGCACGCGGGTGGCTGGGCGGTGCACCCATGGGCGGACGCCCTGCTGCCCGAGCCGTCGGAGGACCTCGGCATCATGGCTCCGGCGGGCCAGCTGTGGTCGACGGCCGCGGACCTCTGCCGTTTCGCCGTCTTCCTCGCCGTGGGAGACGACCGGGTGCTGAGCGCCGCGAGCGTGCGCGAGATGCGGACGCCGTCGGCCCCGCCCGAGGCGGGGGACTGGCAGAACGAATACGGGCTGGGCATGCAGCTGAGCTGCCAGGACGGCCATCGCACCCTCACTGGACACACTGGTTCGCTGCCGGGCTTCGTCGCGGGTCTGTGGATCAGCGTGGAGGACGGGGTGGGGGCGGTCGCGCTCGCCAACTCCACCTCGGGCGCAGCCGCCTCGGTCGCGGCCGACCTGGTCCGGATCGTCGTCGAGGCCGAGCCGAGGCTTCCCGCGCCGTGGCGGCCCCTGACCGAGGTGGATCCGGCGGTACTGGAGCTCACCGGGCCCTGGTACTGGGGAACGCACTCCTACGGTCTGCGGCTGCACGCCGATGGCACGGTGGCGCTGGAGCCGCTGCGCGGCCGGGGCCGTGCGGCGAGGTTCGAGCCCCGTGCCGATGGCGACTGGGTGGGGCTCGACGACTATTACCAGGGGGAGGTCCTGCGGGCCGTGCGCCGACCGGACGGCTCGGTGAGCCATCTCGACCTCGGGTCCTTCGTCTTCACCCGGGAGCCTTACGGCCCGGCCGAGGCGGTGCCCGGAGGTGTCGACCCCGAGGGCTGGCGCGGGGTCTGA
- a CDS encoding MATE family efflux transporter, which yields MTQAPAAPRNIRRRHDREIVSLAVPAFGALVAEPLFVMADSAIVGHLGTPQLAGLGIAAALLTTAVSVFVFLAYATTAAVARRVGAGDLQAAIRQGMDGIWLALLLGAAVIAVVLPAAPWFIDLFGASENAAPYAVTYLRISALGIPAMLMVLAATGILRGLQDTRTPLYVAVGGFTLNAGLNAGLVYGAGLGIAGSAWGTVIAQFAMAAVYLWVVVRGARRHGASLRPDAAGIRASAQAGVPLLVRTLSLRAILMIATAVAARLGDADIAAHQIILSLWTLMAFALDAIAIAGQAIIARYLGAGDTEGARQACRRMVEWGIAAGVVLGLLIAVARPLFVPLFTGDQAVHDTLLPALLVVALSQPISGIVFVLDGVLMGAGDGPYLAWAMLVTLACFTPVALLVPAFGGGLTALWWAMTLMMAVRMLTVWLRARSGRWLVTGATR from the coding sequence ATGACACAGGCCCCAGCGGCACCGCGGAACATCCGTCGCCGGCACGACCGAGAGATCGTCTCACTCGCCGTGCCCGCGTTCGGCGCGCTCGTCGCCGAGCCGCTCTTCGTCATGGCCGACAGCGCCATCGTCGGCCACCTCGGCACCCCGCAGCTGGCCGGTCTGGGCATCGCCGCGGCGCTCCTCACCACCGCCGTGAGCGTGTTCGTCTTCCTCGCCTATGCCACCACGGCAGCCGTCGCCCGGCGCGTCGGCGCCGGTGACCTCCAGGCGGCCATCCGTCAGGGCATGGACGGCATCTGGCTCGCCCTGCTGCTCGGCGCGGCCGTCATCGCCGTCGTCCTGCCCGCCGCCCCGTGGTTCATCGACCTCTTCGGCGCCTCGGAGAACGCCGCGCCGTACGCCGTCACCTATCTGCGCATCTCCGCCCTCGGCATCCCCGCCATGCTCATGGTGCTCGCTGCCACCGGCATCCTGCGCGGCCTCCAGGACACCAGGACCCCGCTCTACGTGGCCGTCGGCGGCTTCACACTGAACGCCGGACTGAACGCCGGCCTCGTCTACGGGGCGGGGCTCGGCATCGCGGGCTCCGCCTGGGGCACTGTGATCGCCCAGTTCGCGATGGCGGCCGTCTACCTCTGGGTGGTCGTCCGGGGAGCCCGGCGCCACGGCGCCTCACTGCGGCCCGACGCGGCGGGCATACGGGCCAGCGCCCAGGCGGGCGTCCCGCTGCTGGTCCGTACGCTCTCGCTCCGGGCCATCCTCATGATCGCCACCGCGGTCGCGGCCCGGCTGGGCGACGCCGACATAGCCGCCCACCAGATCATCCTGTCCCTGTGGACCCTGATGGCCTTCGCCCTCGACGCCATCGCCATCGCCGGGCAGGCCATCATCGCCAGATATCTGGGCGCCGGGGACACCGAGGGCGCCCGGCAAGCCTGCCGCCGCATGGTGGAGTGGGGAATCGCCGCGGGAGTGGTGCTCGGGCTGTTGATCGCCGTTGCCCGGCCGCTGTTCGTCCCGCTCTTCACCGGCGACCAGGCCGTCCATGACACCCTGCTGCCCGCTCTGCTGGTGGTGGCGCTCTCCCAGCCGATCTCCGGGATCGTCTTCGTCCTCGACGGCGTGCTGATGGGAGCGGGAGACGGCCCCTATCTGGCCTGGGCGATGCTCGTCACCCTTGCCTGCTTCACCCCGGTGGCACTGCTGGTGCCCGCGTTCGGCGGCGGGCTCACGGCGCTGTGGTGGGCGATGACCCTCATGATGGCCGTCCGGATGCTCACCGTGTGGCTCCGCGCCCGTTCAGGGCGCTGGCTGGTGACCGGCGCGACGCGCTGA
- a CDS encoding MFS transporter yields the protein MPLALLALAIGAFGIGTTEFVIMGLLPEVADTFDVSIPMAGYLVTGYALGVVLGAPLMTVLGTRISRKRMLMLLMGFFIVGNVLSAVAPVFGLMLAGRIVASLAHGAFFGIGSVVAADLVAPEKKAGAIAMMFTGLTVANVVGVPLGTLVGQQIGWRTTFFIVAALGVVGLLGVAKLIPDMPKAEGVRLRHEIAAFRNVQVLLAMAMTVLGFGGVFAAITYITPMMTHVAGYADGSVTWLLVLFGLGMVAGNLIGGRFADRALMPMLYVSLSGLAVVLALFTLTAHDKTASAVTVFLIGALGFATVPPLQKRVLDQAAGAPTLASAVNIGAFNLGNALSAWLGGLVISAGLGYTAPNWVGATLAASAVVLAIVSSTLERRTSADSRIVSGATAEPARAAVHH from the coding sequence ATGCCCCTCGCGCTGCTAGCCCTGGCCATCGGGGCGTTCGGCATCGGCACCACCGAATTCGTGATCATGGGCCTGCTCCCGGAGGTGGCCGACACCTTCGACGTGAGCATCCCCATGGCCGGCTACCTGGTCACCGGATACGCGCTCGGTGTGGTGCTCGGCGCCCCGCTGATGACCGTCCTGGGCACCAGGATCTCCCGCAAGCGCATGCTCATGCTGCTGATGGGCTTCTTCATCGTCGGCAATGTGCTCTCCGCCGTCGCCCCGGTCTTCGGGCTGATGCTGGCCGGGCGGATCGTCGCCTCCCTGGCGCACGGCGCCTTCTTCGGCATCGGCTCGGTCGTCGCGGCCGATCTGGTCGCCCCCGAGAAGAAGGCCGGGGCCATCGCGATGATGTTCACCGGTCTGACCGTCGCCAATGTCGTCGGCGTTCCGCTGGGCACCCTGGTCGGCCAGCAGATCGGCTGGCGCACCACGTTCTTCATCGTGGCCGCGCTCGGCGTGGTCGGGCTGCTGGGCGTCGCCAAGCTCATCCCCGACATGCCCAAGGCCGAGGGCGTACGGCTGCGCCACGAGATCGCCGCGTTCCGCAACGTCCAGGTGCTGCTCGCCATGGCGATGACCGTGCTCGGCTTCGGCGGCGTCTTCGCCGCGATCACCTACATCACGCCGATGATGACCCATGTCGCCGGATACGCCGACGGCTCCGTCACCTGGCTGCTCGTCCTCTTCGGACTCGGCATGGTCGCCGGGAACCTGATCGGCGGCCGGTTCGCCGACCGTGCGCTGATGCCCATGCTCTATGTGTCGCTGAGCGGGCTCGCCGTCGTACTGGCCCTGTTCACGCTCACCGCGCACGACAAGACCGCGTCCGCCGTGACCGTCTTCCTCATCGGGGCGCTCGGCTTCGCGACCGTGCCGCCGCTGCAGAAGCGGGTCCTCGACCAGGCCGCGGGCGCGCCCACCCTCGCCTCCGCGGTGAACATCGGCGCCTTCAACCTCGGCAACGCCCTCTCCGCCTGGCTCGGCGGCCTGGTGATCTCGGCCGGACTCGGCTACACCGCCCCCAACTGGGTCGGCGCCACGCTCGCCGCCTCCGCGGTCGTCCTCGCGATCGTCTCCAGCACGCTCGAACGGCGGACGTCCGCCGACAGCCGCATCGTCAGCGGCGCCACGGCCGAACCCGCCCGGGCCGCCGTCCACCACTGA
- a CDS encoding globin domain-containing protein, with translation MNAPTTTSTDAVLIRRTLAEIAPLADKVTSYFYALLFIGDPELRTLFPAAMDTQRDRLLKALLTAAEHLEDTTTLTEYLRQLGRGHRKYGTRPSHYPAVGEALIGALIRYAGKSWDEATQDAWVRAYTTMSQIMIDAADEDERQAPAWWYAEVVSHDLRTPDVAVVTLRPDQPYPFLAGQYTTLETPWWPRVWRHYSLASAPRSDGLLSLHVKAVPAGWVSGALVHRARPGDTLRLGAPAGSMVVDHTTDNGLLCLGGGTGIAPIKAMVEDVARYGERRPVEVFYGARSDHGLYDIDTLMRMQQEYTWLSVRPVVSDGPSRGHTGRLPEAVRAYGPWNSYDAYLSGPPGMIRSGVTALRDIGIPSDRIRHDSVEELVAANS, from the coding sequence ATGAACGCTCCGACCACCACGTCGACCGACGCTGTGCTGATACGCCGCACTCTCGCGGAGATCGCACCGTTAGCGGACAAGGTCACGTCGTACTTCTACGCACTGCTGTTCATAGGTGATCCGGAGCTGCGCACGCTGTTTCCGGCAGCCATGGACACCCAGCGGGACCGGTTGCTCAAGGCGCTGCTCACAGCGGCCGAGCATCTGGAGGACACCACCACACTCACCGAATATCTACGCCAACTGGGCCGGGGACACCGTAAGTACGGGACCCGGCCCTCGCACTACCCGGCGGTCGGCGAGGCGCTCATCGGGGCGCTGATCCGGTACGCGGGGAAGAGCTGGGACGAGGCGACCCAGGACGCCTGGGTACGGGCGTACACCACGATGTCCCAGATAATGATCGACGCGGCCGACGAGGACGAGCGACAGGCGCCGGCGTGGTGGTACGCCGAAGTCGTCTCGCACGATCTGCGGACCCCGGACGTCGCGGTGGTCACCCTCCGGCCCGACCAGCCGTACCCCTTCCTCGCGGGCCAGTACACGACGCTGGAGACGCCCTGGTGGCCACGGGTCTGGCGGCACTACTCGCTGGCCTCGGCGCCCCGCTCCGACGGGCTGCTCTCGCTCCATGTGAAGGCGGTCCCGGCGGGCTGGGTCTCCGGCGCGCTCGTCCACCGGGCCCGGCCCGGCGACACCCTGCGCCTGGGGGCGCCCGCCGGATCGATGGTCGTCGACCACACCACGGACAACGGACTGCTCTGTCTGGGCGGCGGCACCGGGATAGCGCCGATCAAGGCGATGGTGGAGGACGTCGCACGGTACGGGGAGCGGCGGCCCGTGGAGGTCTTCTACGGGGCCCGCAGCGACCACGGCCTGTACGACATCGACACCTTGATGCGGATGCAGCAGGAGTACACCTGGCTCTCGGTCCGGCCGGTGGTCTCCGACGGCCCGAGCCGGGGGCACACCGGGAGGCTGCCGGAGGCGGTGCGCGCCTACGGGCCGTGGAACTCCTACGACGCCTATCTGTCGGGGCCGCCGGGGATGATCCGGAGCGGAGTGACGGCGCTGAGGGACATCGGGATCCCCTCGGACCGCATCAGACACGACTCGGTCGAGGAACTCGTCGCGGCGAACAGTTGA
- a CDS encoding GNAT family N-acetyltransferase, with protein sequence MPSPLDELPIRRLTIDDLVPCADLSENRGWPREEHKWGLLLTAGTGYGIDDPEGKGLVSACVITSYTPDLDAIGMVLVAEKYARQGVGRRLMRHVLAELGDRPVTLHATPYGRPLYEELGFTVVGRAEMVRGYFRPSGPAATVATRPATAEDLHAILRLDGEVFGRDRTHVITRLPAFADQLRVAEDAGGLIGYAALWPNMETHVVGPLVARDTETAKALVASLAAGTDRPLRTDIDVRHEELLNWLKANGLEPIAFNAVMTRNLPELPGDWTRRFAPLTVAAG encoded by the coding sequence ATGCCCTCACCGCTCGACGAGCTCCCGATCCGCCGTTTGACCATTGACGACCTCGTTCCTTGCGCCGATCTCTCCGAGAACCGCGGTTGGCCGCGCGAGGAGCACAAGTGGGGCCTGCTCCTCACCGCCGGAACCGGGTACGGCATCGACGACCCCGAGGGCAAGGGGCTGGTCAGCGCCTGCGTGATCACCTCGTACACGCCGGACCTGGACGCGATCGGCATGGTCCTGGTCGCGGAGAAGTACGCCCGCCAGGGAGTGGGGCGGCGGCTGATGCGGCACGTCCTGGCCGAGCTCGGCGACCGGCCGGTGACCCTGCACGCCACTCCGTACGGGAGGCCGCTCTACGAGGAGCTTGGCTTCACGGTCGTGGGCCGCGCCGAGATGGTGCGCGGCTACTTCCGCCCCTCGGGACCGGCCGCCACCGTGGCCACCCGCCCCGCGACCGCCGAGGACCTCCACGCCATCCTGCGCCTGGACGGCGAGGTCTTCGGCCGCGACCGTACGCATGTGATCACTCGGCTGCCCGCCTTCGCCGACCAGCTGCGGGTGGCGGAGGACGCGGGAGGGCTGATCGGATACGCGGCGCTCTGGCCGAACATGGAGACCCATGTCGTGGGGCCGCTGGTCGCACGGGACACGGAGACCGCGAAGGCCCTGGTCGCCTCACTGGCGGCGGGGACGGACCGCCCGCTGCGCACCGACATCGACGTACGCCACGAGGAGCTGCTGAACTGGCTGAAGGCGAACGGTCTGGAACCGATCGCCTTCAACGCGGTGATGACGCGCAACCTCCCCGAGCTGCCCGGCGACTGGACCCGCAGGTTCGCTCCCCTGACGGTCGCGGCGGGCTGA